The Dreissena polymorpha isolate Duluth1 chromosome 10, UMN_Dpol_1.0, whole genome shotgun sequence genome includes a region encoding these proteins:
- the LOC127847232 gene encoding uncharacterized protein LOC127847232, with protein MKSKPVLVMVMIYMILMGDQVLGEVILCSRHPSSWREAMKTCFFNNGFPIRAPRHTERTLPSYELKNGIHGWTGDYTFNSSQGEERCGYLHINEYLIPSDSVQFTDCDQRKHYICCYPNKDGPCTVHNYRVYTGPWYDASGCAVNVTLEDLIIIQAPPGDYWTMEKYSPNWSSIDEPNHPVDQLHSCGTVSGSLDQFRQPEFEDCKGPLTVLCMFDKLPITFDFASTCFKANPVVHVSTSSSTAASSTTTSTMSTMQSTRSLILSNTVQTSTDPITPANETAVDNFTDLLSANQRHTVEQNKESQYDAVTIALATGFGVICIGCVLAVGIFTYRRKTAARKQDVFSVEYRKGVDSSNVCINNATRGHINAAFVTGPMHTEDLYDELPGGSEHNVYVSDRDMSHFKGHDKIAHKPCFHHLSAVADIQVYALPKKMNGDPVEVKRDYSDNAYLEPKRSNQNIAINVEQRFDSDEESFVDDFSSDESDFDGLAHYTNEETKESDSKSTADDSALDCYYNDTGLYQDIDDKHGCDVEPFEEQALPVITDNGQFEITLQEDSDGDIYEEYSCA; from the exons ATGAAGTCGAAACCCGTGTTGGTTATGGTAATGATCTACATGATACTGATGGGCGACCAGGTGCTAGGAG AAGTTATATTATGCTCGAGGCACCCATCTTCATGGAGGGAAGCGATGAAAACATGTTTCTTCAATAACGGTTTTCCGATACGTGCACCTAGACATACAGAAAGAACATTACCTTCATACGAACTAAAGAATGGAATTCATGGATGGACTGGAGATTATACGTTTAACAGCAGCCAAG GTGAAGAGCGATGCGGATATTTGCATATAAATGAATACCTGATTCCGTCAGACAGCGTTCAGTTTACTGATTGTGATCAGCGAAAACACTACATTTGTTGTTACCCAAATAAag ATGGTCCGTGTACAGTACACAATTACCGTGTCTACACTGGTCCTTGGTATGATGCATCCGGATGCGCAGTTAACGTGACACTAGAAGACCTAATCATTATTCAAGCACCGCCTGGTGATTACTGGACAATGGAAAAGTATAGTCCGAACTGGAGCAGCATTG ACGAACCGAACCATCCGGTTGATCAATTGCATTCTTGTGGAACAGTCAGTGGTTCTCTGGACCAATTCCGTCAGCCAGAATTTGAAGACTGCAAAGGCCCATTAACAGTACTTTGCATGTTTG atAAACTTCCTATCACATTCGACTTCGCCAGTACATGTTTTAAAG CCAATCCGGTCGTGCACGTTTCGACATCATCCTCAACAGCAGCATCTTCGACAACTACGAGTACGATGTCAACCATGCAGTCCACACGAAGCTTAATTTTGAGCAATACAGTACAGACAAGTACCGATCCTATTACACCAGCGAATGAAACCGCAGTTGACAATTTTACAGACCTTTTATCTGCAAATCAGCGTCATACCGTAGAGCAGAACAAAGAGAGTCAAT ATGATGCAGTGACGATTGCATTAGCAACAGGCTTTGGCGTAATTTGTATTGGATGTGTACTTGCTGTAGGCATATTCACATACAGGCG TAAAACGGCAGCAAGAAAGCAAGACGTCTTTTCAGTAGAATATAGGAAGGGAGTTGACTCAAGCAATGTCTGTATCAACAACGCAACGAGAGGACACATCAATGCCGCTTTCGTTACAGGCCCAATGCACACAGAAGACTTGTATGATGAACTGCCAGGAGGTAGCGAACATAATGTATATGTTAGTGACAGAGATATGTCGCATTTTAAGGGACATGATAAGATAGCTCATAAGCCGTGTTTTCATCACTTGTCGGCTGTTGCAGACATACAAGTGTACGCTCTGCCGAAGAAGATGAACGGTGATCCAGTTGAGGTTAAGAGAGATTACTCTGATAACGCGTATCTGGAGCCAAAGCGATCGAATCAAAATATTGCAATTAATGTTGAACAAAGATTTGATTCTGATGAAGAATCATTTGTGGACGACTTCTCCTCCGATGAATCTGATTTTGATGGACTGGCTCACTATACGAATGAAGAGACTAAGGAGAGCGATTCGAAAAGCACAGCTGACGACTCTGCACTCGACTGTTATTATAACGACACCGGTCTATATCAGGACATAGACGATAAACATGGTTGTGACGTAGAGCCCTTTGAAGAACAAGCCCTACCTGTGATAACGGATAACGGACAGTTTGAGATAACTTTACAAGAAGATAGCGATGGTGACATTTATGAAGAATATTCTTGCGCATAA